In Synechococcus sp. Nb3U1, one DNA window encodes the following:
- a CDS encoding SDR family oxidoreductase, whose product MSSTPVILITGASSGIGAACATLFARSGARLILAARRQDRLQELALDLEQAFGNPPYLLALDVRDRAEVQRAVQTLPPEWAAIDILINNAGLSRGLDKLHKGVIQDWEEMIDTNLKGLLYVTRAVLPGMVERGRGHVVNIGSIAGRQTYPGGNVYCASKAAVRAISEGLKLDLLGTPIRVTEIQPGMVETEFSEVRFHGDSSRAAAVYQGVTPLTAMDVAEVVVFAATRPPHVNISEVLLLPTDQASTTLVHRH is encoded by the coding sequence ATGAGTTCAACCCCTGTCATCCTGATTACTGGAGCCAGCAGTGGCATCGGGGCAGCCTGTGCCACCCTCTTTGCCCGTTCCGGAGCCAGACTCATTCTGGCGGCGCGTCGCCAAGATCGGTTGCAGGAGTTGGCCTTAGATTTGGAGCAAGCCTTCGGGAACCCACCCTACCTATTGGCTCTGGATGTGCGGGATCGTGCAGAGGTACAGCGGGCCGTACAGACGTTGCCACCGGAATGGGCTGCCATTGACATCTTGATCAATAATGCTGGCTTGAGTCGTGGCCTGGATAAGTTGCACAAAGGGGTGATACAAGACTGGGAAGAGATGATCGATACCAACCTGAAGGGCCTGCTCTACGTCACCCGGGCTGTGTTGCCGGGCATGGTGGAACGGGGCCGGGGCCATGTAGTCAATATTGGCTCCATTGCCGGGCGGCAAACCTATCCTGGCGGCAATGTGTACTGTGCTTCCAAAGCGGCGGTGCGGGCCATTTCAGAAGGCTTAAAACTGGACCTATTGGGCACCCCGATTCGCGTCACCGAGATCCAGCCGGGCATGGTGGAAACCGAGTTTAGCGAAGTGAGGTTTCATGGCGACTCATCCCGAGCTGCTGCCGTATACCAAGGTGTCACTCCCCTTACGGCGATGGATGTGGCGGAAGTAGTGGTATTTGCGGCAACCCGCCCCCCACACGTAAATATCAGCGAGGTTCTGCTCCTGCCCACCGATCAGGCCAGTACCACGTTGGTGCATCGGCACTAA
- a CDS encoding response regulator produces the protein MLALTQSEWQDPPLNQGDILLVDDVLENLQILSAMLEAEGYEVRQALNGQMALMGIEAELPDLILLDVRMPGLDGYTVCQ, from the coding sequence ATGCTGGCCCTCACCCAATCGGAATGGCAGGATCCCCCCCTGAATCAGGGAGACATTCTGCTGGTGGATGATGTGTTGGAAAATTTGCAGATCTTGTCGGCGATGCTGGAGGCAGAGGGCTACGAAGTCCGGCAGGCACTGAATGGGCAGATGGCCCTGATGGGCATTGAAGCAGAACTTCCGGATTTGATCCTCCTGGATGTGAGGATGCCAGGCCTGGACGGCTATACAGTGTGTCAATAG
- a CDS encoding putative bifunctional diguanylate cyclase/phosphodiesterase has translation MKSHPRTAGIPIIFISALDALEDKLQAFAVGGVDYITKPFQEAEVLARVRTQLTLLQLRRHLERAHQDLLEINGFLEDRVRERTAQLRHRILFDTLTGLPSRENLIGQLQEALERLRSQPEVRFALLLLDCDRFGLINSSLGYGLGDQMLSAIGQRLSQFAQTQQGFVARFGEDDFCLLLNQISSPQEAEAQARAVLRLLRDPFQIDLYEVYLTASIGIVLGDSLYAQPQDLLRDADTALRQAKHSGRGSFHLFDPGLHTAAIQRLRLENDLRRALDRQEFQVFYQPIVNLKQGRIAAFEALIRWQHPERGWVSPTEFIPCMEETGLIIPVGLQVLHMACSQVWRWQRQLETLWAARGADPLVISVNLSICQFSYPTLLEDVDRVLSRSGLDPGYLKLEITESVIMENTQAAQRLVEQLQARRIHISLDDFGTGYSSLSYLQHFPVDSVKIDRSFVKDMGPNGENAQIATAVIELGHALGMSVIAEGIDSPLQVEVLQALNCEYG, from the coding sequence TTGAAGTCCCATCCCCGTACCGCTGGGATCCCGATTATCTTCATCAGTGCTCTCGATGCCCTAGAAGACAAGTTACAAGCCTTTGCCGTTGGTGGTGTGGACTACATCACCAAACCCTTCCAGGAAGCAGAGGTGCTAGCGCGGGTACGAACTCAATTGACGTTATTGCAGTTACGTCGCCACCTGGAGAGAGCCCACCAGGATCTGTTGGAGATCAATGGCTTTCTCGAAGACCGAGTACGAGAGCGAACCGCCCAACTGCGTCACCGCATTCTCTTTGATACCCTGACCGGGTTACCCAGCCGTGAGAATCTGATAGGGCAGTTGCAGGAAGCCCTAGAACGTTTGCGCTCTCAACCTGAGGTAAGATTCGCCCTGCTGCTGCTGGACTGTGATCGCTTCGGCCTGATCAACAGTTCCTTGGGCTATGGGTTGGGGGACCAGATGCTCTCAGCTATTGGACAACGGCTAAGCCAGTTTGCGCAAACTCAGCAGGGGTTTGTCGCCCGCTTCGGAGAAGATGATTTTTGTCTGCTCTTGAATCAGATCTCCTCCCCTCAGGAGGCAGAGGCACAAGCTAGGGCAGTGTTGAGGCTGCTGCGGGATCCCTTTCAGATCGACCTCTATGAAGTGTATCTGACCGCCAGCATTGGCATTGTCCTCGGCGATTCTCTCTATGCCCAGCCCCAAGATTTGCTGCGCGATGCCGATACCGCGTTGCGGCAAGCCAAACACTCTGGCCGAGGGAGCTTTCATCTGTTCGATCCGGGGTTGCACACGGCAGCGATTCAGCGGTTACGCCTAGAAAATGATCTGCGGCGGGCGCTGGATCGGCAGGAGTTTCAGGTGTTTTATCAGCCGATCGTCAACCTGAAACAGGGCAGAATCGCCGCCTTTGAAGCCTTGATCCGCTGGCAACACCCTGAGCGCGGTTGGGTCTCGCCGACAGAGTTCATTCCCTGCATGGAAGAAACCGGTCTGATTATTCCAGTGGGTTTGCAAGTGTTGCACATGGCCTGTAGCCAGGTTTGGCGATGGCAACGGCAACTGGAGACGCTTTGGGCAGCCAGAGGGGCGGATCCCTTGGTGATCAGCGTCAATCTCTCCATCTGTCAGTTCAGCTACCCAACTCTGCTGGAGGATGTGGATCGGGTGCTCTCTCGCAGTGGATTGGATCCCGGTTATCTGAAGCTGGAGATCACCGAAAGCGTGATTATGGAGAACACGCAAGCTGCCCAACGATTGGTGGAACAACTGCAGGCCCGTCGCATCCACATCAGTCTCGACGACTTTGGTACGGGCTACTCTTCCCTCAGCTATTTACAACACTTCCCGGTGGATAGCGTGAAGATTGACCGTTCCTTTGTCAAAGACATGGGGCCCAATGGAGAAAATGCTCAGATCGCAACTGCTGTCATCGAGCTGGGCCATGCCTTGGGGATGTCGGTGATTGCGGAGGGAATCGATTCACCCCTGCAGGTGGAAGTTCTGCAAGCTTTGAACTGCGAATACGGTTAA
- a CDS encoding ketopantoate reductase family protein, which yields MKICIVGAGAVGGYLAIRLAQAGLTVSLVARGSHLQAIRTQGLKLISSYGQEGSQQTWVERLTATDDLTTLGLQDWVIVTVKAHSLPELAPQLGSLCGPETPIVIAQNGIPWWYFRRHGGEFEGHPLAAVDPDGVIAAHLPIERVIGCVVYIAVQLVEPGMLLHTGGGRYILGEPDGSLSGRLRMLAQLFEQAQLHTTLTSQIRTEIWQKLWGNSAFNPISALTRAAQDEMAHYPPTRNLIRAVMQETETVAKALGIRLPMSLDERLGNATRVGSHRTSMLQDIELGRPTEIETIVGAITELGRLVAVPTPHLDTLYACVKLLERSGEKATQGS from the coding sequence ATGAAGATTTGCATTGTTGGTGCTGGAGCAGTAGGGGGCTACCTAGCCATTCGTTTGGCTCAAGCAGGGTTGACCGTCAGCTTGGTGGCAAGGGGATCCCATCTCCAAGCGATCCGCACCCAGGGATTGAAATTGATCAGCAGCTATGGCCAAGAGGGATCCCAGCAAACTTGGGTTGAACGCCTAACAGCCACTGACGATCTGACGACACTAGGCCTGCAGGATTGGGTGATTGTCACCGTTAAGGCCCATAGTTTGCCAGAGCTTGCCCCCCAGTTGGGATCCCTGTGTGGGCCGGAGACTCCCATCGTGATCGCCCAGAATGGCATTCCCTGGTGGTATTTCCGTCGACATGGGGGTGAGTTTGAAGGGCATCCGCTGGCAGCCGTGGATCCGGATGGGGTGATTGCTGCCCATCTGCCGATCGAACGTGTGATTGGCTGTGTAGTGTACATCGCCGTGCAGTTGGTGGAGCCAGGGATGCTCCTGCATACGGGGGGAGGACGCTACATTCTCGGTGAACCGGATGGATCCCTGTCCGGGCGCTTGAGGATGCTGGCCCAACTCTTTGAACAAGCGCAGCTCCACACAACCCTCACTTCCCAAATTCGCACCGAGATCTGGCAGAAACTGTGGGGCAACTCTGCCTTCAACCCGATCAGTGCTCTCACCCGTGCCGCCCAAGATGAGATGGCCCACTACCCCCCCACCCGCAACTTGATCCGAGCGGTGATGCAAGAAACAGAGACGGTGGCAAAGGCCCTCGGGATCCGCTTGCCCATGTCTTTGGATGAGCGGTTGGGGAATGCCACCCGGGTGGGATCCCATCGCACCTCCATGCTGCAGGATATCGAGCTGGGGCGACCAACGGAGATCGAAACGATTGTGGGGGCCATCACAGAGTTAGGCCGTTTGGTGGCGGTGCCTACCCCCCATTTGGATACCTTGTATGCCTGTGTGAAATTGCTGGAGCGTTCTGGCGAAAAAGCAACCCAAGGATCCTGA
- the petM gene encoding cytochrome b6-f complex subunit PetM, with amino-acid sequence MASEIFTTAGLCIVLTLVGLALGYGILRVTQGGAEE; translated from the coding sequence ATGGCCAGCGAGATCTTCACCACTGCCGGACTTTGCATTGTGCTGACCCTGGTGGGCTTGGCGCTGGGATATGGGATCCTGCGGGTGACCCAGGGTGGGGCCGAGGAATAA
- the psbD gene encoding photosystem II D2 protein (photosystem q(a) protein) has translation MTIAVGRVRQERGWFDIVDDWLKRDRFVFIGWSGLLLFPCAFLALGGWLTGTTFVTSWYTHGLASSYLEGANFLTVAVSSPADSMGHSLLLLWGPEAQGDFTRWCQIGGLWTFVALHGAFGLIGFMLRQFEIARLVGVRPYNAIAFSAPIAVFVSVFLMYPLGQSSWFFAPSFGVAGIFRFLLFLQGFHNWTLNPFHMMGVAGVLGGALLCAIHGATVENTLFQDGEGANTFRAFEPTQAEETYSMVTANRFWSQIFGIAFSNKRWLHFFMLFVPVTGLWMASIGIVGLALNLRAYDFISQETRAAEDPEFETFYTKNILLNEGIRAWMAPQDQPHEHFEFPEEVLPRGNAL, from the coding sequence ATGACCATAGCGGTAGGACGCGTGCGTCAGGAGCGAGGATGGTTCGACATCGTCGACGACTGGCTCAAACGCGACAGATTTGTCTTTATCGGCTGGTCCGGCCTGTTGCTGTTCCCCTGCGCCTTCTTGGCCTTGGGCGGCTGGCTGACCGGCACCACCTTTGTCACCTCTTGGTACACCCACGGGTTGGCCAGCTCCTACTTGGAAGGGGCGAACTTTCTGACAGTGGCGGTTTCCTCGCCTGCCGACAGCATGGGGCACAGCCTGTTGCTGTTGTGGGGGCCAGAAGCGCAAGGGGACTTCACCCGCTGGTGCCAAATCGGGGGGTTGTGGACGTTTGTTGCCTTGCACGGGGCCTTTGGGTTGATTGGCTTCATGCTGCGGCAGTTTGAGATTGCTCGCTTGGTGGGGGTACGCCCTTACAACGCCATCGCCTTCAGCGCGCCGATTGCAGTGTTTGTGAGCGTATTTTTGATGTACCCGTTGGGGCAGAGCAGCTGGTTTTTCGCCCCCAGCTTTGGGGTAGCGGGGATCTTCCGGTTTCTGCTGTTTTTGCAAGGGTTCCACAACTGGACCTTGAACCCGTTCCACATGATGGGTGTGGCGGGTGTGCTGGGAGGGGCCTTGCTGTGTGCCATTCATGGGGCGACGGTGGAGAACACCTTGTTCCAGGATGGGGAAGGGGCGAACACCTTCCGGGCGTTTGAGCCGACGCAAGCGGAAGAGACCTATTCGATGGTGACGGCGAACCGGTTTTGGAGCCAGATTTTTGGGATTGCTTTTTCCAACAAGCGGTGGCTGCACTTTTTCATGTTGTTTGTGCCGGTGACGGGGCTGTGGATGGCCAGCATCGGGATTGTGGGGTTGGCGCTGAACCTGCGGGCGTATGACTTCATCAGTCAGGAGACGCGGGCGGCGGAGGATCCTGAGTTTGAGACGTTCTACACCAAGAACATTCTCTTGAATGAGGGGATCCGGGCCTGGATGGCGCCGCAAGACCAGCCCCATGAGCACTTTGAGTTCCCTGAAGAGGTGCTCCCCCGCGGTAATGCCCTGTAA
- the psbC gene encoding photosystem II reaction center protein CP43 encodes MQDRTQGGFAWWAGNARLINLSGRLLGAHVAHAGLIVFWAGAMLLFEVAHFTPDRPMYEQGLILMPHVATLGWGVGPGGEIVNTFPFFVVGVLHLISSAVLGLGGIYHAVRGPETLEQSSPFFGYDWKDKNKMTTIIGIHLILLGLGAFLLVAKAVWFGGVYDTWAPGGGDVRVITNPTLNPAVIFGYLVKSPFGGEGWIVSVDNMEDVIGGHIYLGIICIAGGIWHILTKPFGWARRAFIWSGEAYLSYSLAAVSLMSFIATCFIWFNNTVYPSEFYGPTGPEASQAQALTFVVRDQRLGANISQAQGPTGLGKYLMRSPTGEIIFGGETMRFWDVRAPWKEPLLGPNGLDLDKLKNDIQPWQARRAVEYMTHAPLGSLNSVGGVATEINTVNFTSPRTWLAAHNFILGFLFFVGHLWHAGRARAAAAGFEKGLDRESEPVYKMKPLR; translated from the coding sequence ATGCAGGATCGTACCCAGGGTGGATTTGCCTGGTGGGCCGGGAATGCTCGCTTGATCAATCTGTCCGGTCGGCTTTTGGGTGCCCATGTGGCCCATGCTGGCCTGATCGTCTTCTGGGCAGGAGCGATGCTGCTGTTTGAAGTGGCTCACTTCACCCCGGATCGGCCCATGTACGAGCAGGGCTTGATCCTGATGCCCCATGTGGCAACCTTAGGCTGGGGCGTTGGCCCTGGCGGCGAAATTGTCAATACGTTTCCTTTCTTTGTGGTGGGTGTGTTGCACCTGATCTCCAGCGCCGTGCTGGGGTTGGGTGGCATCTATCACGCGGTGCGTGGCCCGGAAACTCTGGAGCAATCTTCTCCGTTCTTTGGCTATGACTGGAAAGACAAGAACAAGATGACCACCATCATCGGCATCCACCTGATCCTGCTGGGCTTGGGTGCGTTCCTGTTGGTGGCTAAAGCCGTCTGGTTCGGTGGCGTTTACGATACCTGGGCTCCCGGCGGTGGCGATGTGCGGGTGATCACCAACCCGACTTTGAACCCGGCGGTGATCTTCGGCTATTTGGTCAAATCTCCCTTTGGTGGCGAAGGCTGGATTGTTAGCGTTGACAACATGGAAGACGTGATCGGCGGCCACATCTACCTTGGCATCATCTGCATTGCCGGTGGGATCTGGCACATCCTGACCAAGCCCTTCGGCTGGGCTCGTCGCGCCTTCATTTGGTCTGGGGAAGCCTACCTTTCCTACAGCTTGGCGGCGGTTTCCTTGATGAGCTTCATCGCCACCTGCTTTATTTGGTTCAACAACACCGTTTACCCGAGCGAGTTCTACGGCCCCACCGGCCCGGAAGCTTCTCAAGCTCAAGCTCTCACCTTCGTGGTACGGGACCAGCGCTTGGGGGCCAACATCAGTCAGGCCCAAGGCCCCACCGGTTTGGGTAAGTACCTGATGCGCTCTCCCACGGGTGAGATCATCTTCGGGGGTGAGACCATGCGCTTCTGGGATGTGCGCGCTCCCTGGAAAGAGCCTCTGCTCGGCCCGAACGGCCTTGACCTGGATAAGCTCAAGAATGATATTCAGCCCTGGCAAGCTCGCCGCGCCGTGGAATACATGACCCATGCTCCACTGGGATCCTTGAACTCCGTGGGCGGTGTGGCGACCGAGATCAACACCGTGAACTTCACCAGTCCGCGGACTTGGTTGGCGGCTCACAACTTCATTCTGGGCTTCTTGTTCTTTGTCGGTCACCTCTGGCATGCTGGTCGTGCTCGGGCGGCGGCCGCTGGCTTTGAGAAAGGCTTGGATCGC